In Kwoniella pini CBS 10737 chromosome 4, complete sequence, one DNA window encodes the following:
- a CDS encoding threonine-tRNA ligase, whose protein sequence is MSAAAHPVQSSAEPAKPAEGLEPVTPGASATQVSKKQGEGKPNKKEKKEKKSGNGAGPLELNPPPEFFAERIQIYDKYKAEYEEFVAKQERVEITVTLPDGKKIEGKAWETTPLEIARGISPGLADKVIIAKVNNQELWDLTRPLEASCDLKLLDFDSPDNNYEARQVFWHSSAHVLGEACERRYDGCCLGYGPPLEEGGFFYDMSLAGGRTISQDDYKGIEDVCKITVKEKQPFERLELPKETLLEMFKYNKYKQHYINDKVPDGTRTTVYKCGPLIDLCLGPHVPHTGRIKSLAVTKNSSSYFLGDAKNDTFQRVYGMSFPDNDRMKEYKKYLEEAAKRDHRKIGKDQELFVFNDISPGSAFFLPHGMRIYNTLMNFIKAEYFKRGFSEVGSPNMFNSKLWETSGHWQNYSEDMFKLKVDEDTFAMKPMNCPGHCVIFDSRERSYKELPLRYAEFGVLHRNEASGALSGLTRVRRFVQDDAHIFCTPDQVESELYGAFEFLDAVYKPFGFTYKVGLSTRNPKKWMGDLALWDKAESTLREVLENKVPGKWHVNEEDAAFYGPKLDFQLTDALKRNWQCGTIQLDFNLPERFNLKYHSAEQASDKTPGAQFSRPVMIHRAILGSLERFIAIITESSGGKWPFWLSPRQVVVIPVAKAYADYAQQVAKRFQEAGLYAEVDLSDNTLNKKIRNGQTAQWNFIMVVGQDEMDAQAVNIRNRDDEVQGREETVKVDIAVEKLVALKETKAAISKL, encoded by the exons ATGTCAGCCGCCGCACACCCCGTACAATCATCCGCTGAACCTGCGAAGCCTGCCGAAGGTCTCGAACCGGTCACTCCAGGAGCTTCAGCCACTCAAGTGAGCAAAAAACAAGGCGAAGGTAAACCGAAtaaaaaggagaaaaaggaaaagaagagtGGAAATGGAGCGGGACCATTAGAACTCAACCCACCACCAGAGTTTTTCGCCGAAAGAATTCAGATCTATGACAAATACAAGGCGgaatatgaagaatttgTAGCCA AACAAGAGCGTGTAGAGATTACCGTCACACTGCCagatggaaagaagataGAAGGTAAAGCTTGGGAGACTACACCATTAGAAATTGCTAGAGGTATATCACCAGGATTAGCCGATAAAGTGATAATTGCCAAAGTGAACAACCAAGAATTATGGGATCTTACTAGGCCTTTAGAAGCTTCCTGTGACTTGAAGTTACTTGATTTCGACTCGCCGGATAACAACTACGAAGCTCGACAAGTTTTCTGGCATTCATCTGCACACGTTTTAGGTGAAGCCTGCGAAAGGAGATACGATGGATGTTGTCTTGGTTATGGACCTCCtttggaagaaggtggtttCTTCTATGACATGAGTTTAGCAGGTGGAAGAACAATTAGTCAGGACGATTACAAGGGTATCGAAGACGTCTGTAAAATCACTGTGAAGGAGAAACAACCTTTCGAAAGATTGGAATTGCCTAAAGAGACTTTGTTGGAGATGTTCAAG TACAACAAATACAAACAACATTACATCAATGACAAAGTACCAGACGGAACCAGAACTACTGTATACAAATGTGGACCTTTAATCGATTTATGTTTGGGTCCTCACGTACCTCATACCGGTAGAATCAAGTCTCTCGCTGTCACCAAA AACTCTTCATCCTACTTCCTCGGTGATGCCAAGAACGATACCTTCCAAAGAGTCTACGGGATGTCGTTCCCCGACAATGACCGAATGAAGGAATACAAGAAATACCTCGAAGAAGCTGCTAAGCGAGATCACCGAAAGATCGGTAAAGACCAAGAACTATTCGTCTTTAACGACATCAGTCCTGGAAGTGCTTTCTTCTTGCCCCACGGTATGAGAATATATAACACCCTCATGAACTTCATCAAG GCTGAATACTTCAAACGAGGCTTCTcggaag TTGGTTCGCCAAATATGTTCAACTCAAAACTTTGGGAAACATCGGGACATTGGCAAAACTACTCTGAGGATATGttcaaattgaaagttgatgaagacaCCTTTGCCATGAAACCAATGAATTGTCCCGGACATTGTGTTATCTTCGACTCGCGAGAAAGATCTTACAAGGAATTACCATTACGATATGCTGAGTTCGGTGTCTTGCACCGAAATGAAGCTAGTGGTGCTTTATCAGGTTTGACTCGAGTTCGAAGATTCGTGCAAGATGATG CTCATATCTTCTGTACACCTGATCAAGTCGAATCAGAATTATACGGTGCTTTCGAATTCCTTGATGCTGTCTACAAGCCTTTCGGTTTCACATACAAGGTCGGATTGTCTACTCGAAACCCTAAGAAATGGATGGGTGACTTAGCATTATGGGATAAAGCAGAATCTACCCTTCGAGAAGTCTTGGAAAACAAGGTTCCCGGTAAATGGCATGTGAATGAGGAGGACGCCGCTTTCTATGGTCCTAAA CTCGATTTCCAACTCACCGATGCTTTAAAGCGAAACTGGCAATGTGGTACAATCCAA CTGGACTTCAACTTGCCAGAGCGATTTAACCTCAAATACCACTCTGCCGAGCAAGCGTCAGACAAAACCCCTGGCGCTCAATTCTCGAGACCGGTAATGATTCACCGAGCCATCTTGGGTTCTTTGGAGAGATTCATTGCTATCATCACCGAATCCTCAGGTGGTAAATGGCCATTCTGGTTATCACCTCGACAAGTGGTCGTCATTCCAGTTGCTAAAGCATACGCAGATTACGCTCAACAAGTGGCTAAACGATTCCAAGAAGCTGGATTATATGCTGAAGTAGATTTGAGTGATAATACTTTGAATAAGAAGATCAGAAATGGTCAGACCGCTCAATGGAACTTTATCATGG TTGTTGGTCAGGATGAAATGGATGCTCAAGCTGTCAACATCCGAAATAGGGATGATGAAGTACAAGGTAGAGAAGAAACTGTTAAAGTTGACATAGCAGTTGAGAAATTGGTAGCGCTCAAAGAGACAAAAGCTGCTATCAGCAAACTTTAG